Proteins from a single region of Antechinus flavipes isolate AdamAnt ecotype Samford, QLD, Australia chromosome 2, AdamAnt_v2, whole genome shotgun sequence:
- the FAAP24 gene encoding Fanconi anemia core complex-associated protein 24 encodes MEKEATFSSTSLIHVPFGHVVGCEKWRGSQLAQGMQGKIKLVFEEDLTLVDFHLSNRFCILYITEADLVAGNGYKKRIVRLRNASNLQGIIIVEKTQMTEQYFLAVQKFVVLELGMALLPVSSQMEASQLIIQLVHEQTKERNRNPFLRKKNCQLSESSVLQTVQQIPGVGKMTALLLLQEFASIQKLCNTSIQELEQIVGHTLAEKMHIFFTQIR; translated from the exons ATGGAGAAAGAAGCCACATTTTCTAGTACAAGCCTTATACACGTTCCATTTGGACATGTTGTTGGATGTGAGAAATGGCGAGGGTCTCAGTTAGCCCAAGGAATGCAAG gaAAGATTAAGCTCGTCTTTGAGGAAGACCTGACATTAGTAGATTTTCATCTTTCTAATAGATTCTGTATTCTTTACATTACTGAAGCAGACCTGGTGGCAGGAAATGGGTATAAGAAAAGAATTGTTCGACTTAGAAAt GCCAGTAATCTTcaagggataataatagttgaAAAAACACAGATGACTGAACAGTACTTTCTAGCAGTGCAGAAATTTGTTGTGCTGGAACTTGGAATGGCATTGCTTCCTGTGTCCAGCCAAATGGAAGCATCCCAACTTATTATCCAACTG GTCCATGAACAAACCAAAGAGCGCAATAGGAACCCTTTTCTTAGAAAGAAAAACTGCCAGCTCTCTGAATCATCAGTACTTCAAACAGTACAGCAAATACCAGGAGTTGGGAAAATGACAGCTCTGCTTCTATTGCAGGAGTTTGCAAGTATCCAAAAATTGTGCAACACATCCATCCAAGAACTTGAGCAAATTGTTGGACATACTTTAGCAGAAAAAATGCATATATTCTTTACCCAGATAAGATGA